GATCAACTCGGGAAAACCGGAGGTTGTGGAAGCGTTGATCCTGATCGGGCTGCTCTCGCTCGTGGTAAGCCGTACGCTCCGCGAGTTCTTCATCGAGATCGTCGAGGAAAACCGCAGCGACGACGACGCTGCGGCGTCGTCGCTGCTGCCTCGGGAACGATGGGCGAAGGCGTTCGGCCGTCGAAGTGATCGGATCCTCCGCCGAGTCGCGTCGCGACTCGGCTACGAACCGCCGAGCTTGATCGAATCGCTGATGAACGATGCATTGGACCCGAACGCTCACCGCACCTTGTTGCTCGACGAGGTGCAGCACGGACAGTTCGACGCTGACCTCGCGTAATCCGGTGTGATCGGCCCGGATTCGCGCGACTCCCCAGCTACAGCACTCGCGTTCATCAAGAATTTCGGAGCGCTCACCGTCGTGAGCGCTCCTGAACATGCACTGACCCCGTGATCGTCGCCAGCGAACGGTAACGTTCTCTTGCTGGAGGCAGACTTCAGACCAATTCGTCCGGTCACGTCAGGATTAGCCTAGAACGGATGCCCCACGCACCAGCACGACACGAGAACCGTCGCCAAAGCGAAACGGGTGACCGTTTCAGGCGACGATGTCGTCGGCGGCGAACGCCTCGCGGAGGTTCTCCTCGTCCTCGGCCGAGAGGTTCGTCCGGAGCACGGTCGGGTTGTACGAGTCTATCTCCTCGATGATGCGGTCTGTCTGGGCGTCGACCACGAGCAAGAAGAGTGCGGAGTGGCCGGGCTCGATGGTCTCACCGACCTCCTTGATGAACTCGTCGTCCACGCCGATGTCGGCGAATCGACCCGAGAGCGCGCCGGTGACCGCACCGACGGCCATCCCGAGGATCGGCGCGAAGAAGATGAGGCCGATCAGCAGTCCCCAGAAGCTGCCGCCGAGCGCGCCCGCGCCGACGAGGCTCTGGGCCTGCTTGACTTTCGGCTTGCCGTCACCCTCCCGGACGACGACTGCCGCGTCGCCGAGCGTGATGAGCTCCTGTTTCTGGAGTTCGTTCAGTTTGTCCCTGACGTTCAGTGCGCCGTCTTCGTTGTCGAAGGCGAGTACGATCAGTTCGTTCATGCGATCCAAACACACGAACGCGTTTCGACGGTTTAACAGTATCTACGGTGATGTATATACTCGGCTTGGCAAGATCGTCTAAATCAGCGAAATAGGTATAATCTGGCCAGAGATGCTGTGTTCGTTTTATCGAAAGAGCTCTCTCAAATCAAGCTGGTATAGAAACCAGATCGTTCATTTAGTGGAGTATATGTCTTGGAGACTGTAAGAAAGAAACTCGCGAAAGAGGACCACGAGAACTCACACACCAGTTCATGGAGTTGCTCCCGTCGCTCCGCTCGCGGGAGCGACGGGGGCACCTCTTCGGTGATTTCGAGCAGCGTTTCCACGAGATACGCTTCCTTGGCGTGATCGAGGCGGACGCTCAGTCCGCCTCGTTCTTCCCAAAACGGCACGTTCGCTCGCTCAGCAAACGTTACCAGCGTCCATGCCAGAAACACCAGCTGGATGTAGCGCTCGATCGCCTGTTTCCGCTCCAGTTGGTACTGCTTGAAGCCGAACTTCGCGTTCGATTCCTCGTGGACCGTCTCGATGTTCCACCTGTGCTCGACGAGTTCGAGGATCTCGGCCGCCGACCGGCCGAGATCCGTACTCAAGTAGTGCCGAGTTGTGTCGTCCGTCTTGCTTGCAACGATCTTTACTGGGCCGACGTCTTCGATTTTGACGACCTCGCTTGCGATGTCGTAGGTTTTCTCTTTTCCACGGACGGTGATCGTCGTCGACTCGTATTCCAGCGTCGACGCCCTCGCGTCGACGCGTTGGGTCCAGACGACATCCTGTAAAGAGACGTGTTTGTCGGATTTGAGCCGACAGACGACGTCATGGCCCTGATCTTGGATAGCGACAACTCTCTCGTCGCCGTAGTACGCGGAGTCAAAAACGACGGTGAGAGCCGCTCCAGCCGGCAGCTGGAGCGGCGTGACGATATCCTCGACGGCGATCTCGGTCTTTTTCTTGAACGGCTCGTCGAAATCCGGCGCAAGGTCCTCTGGAACGTACA
This genomic stretch from Halococcus salifodinae DSM 8989 harbors:
- a CDS encoding DUF1269 domain-containing protein, which encodes MNELIVLAFDNEDGALNVRDKLNELQKQELITLGDAAVVVREGDGKPKVKQAQSLVGAGALGGSFWGLLIGLIFFAPILGMAVGAVTGALSGRFADIGVDDEFIKEVGETIEPGHSALFLLVVDAQTDRIIEEIDSYNPTVLRTNLSAEDEENLREAFAADDIVA
- a CDS encoding transposase, which produces MPPPYGDSTEPFDQLQVGADDDVLLHIDDTFAEKTGDATDGVARLYNPVAAETELGNKLVTSCLQVGDVYVPYLARMYVPEDLAPDFDEPFKKKTEIAVEDIVTPLQLPAGAALTVVFDSAYYGDERVVAIQDQGHDVVCRLKSDKHVSLQDVVWTQRVDARASTLEYESTTITVRGKEKTYDIASEVVKIEDVGPVKIVASKTDDTTRHYLSTDLGRSAAEILELVEHRWNIETVHEESNAKFGFKQYQLERKQAIERYIQLVFLAWTLVTFAERANVPFWEERGGLSVRLDHAKEAYLVETLLEITEEVPPSLPRAERREQLHELVCEFSWSSFASFFLTVSKTYTPLNERSGFYTSLI